One Pyxicephalus adspersus chromosome 3, UCB_Pads_2.0, whole genome shotgun sequence genomic window carries:
- the ABHD8 gene encoding protein ABHD8, producing the protein MLTSIAERIMYCLTGKTPNSVGPADISETSDGYDFLEVKPGRVLRVRHILPSRPGGGEVEEVEEVKNSGKGLIHCKRRITVYRNGQLVIENLGATLRSEILHCRNGNTEPAGTLEVELSDYTSTGNDGGGGKESDVPPGRRRKRKPKKVVLVDCQRRVSSCKGTNSDVVLFFIHGVGGSLDIWKEQLDFFSKLGYEVVAPDLVGHGSSAAPQIGAAYTFYALAEDMRCVFKRYAKKRNILVGHSYGVSFCTFLAHEYPDLVHKVVMINGGGPTALEPSLCSIFNMPTCVLHCLSPCLAWSFLKAGFARQGAKEKQLLREGNAFNVSSFVLRAMMSGQYWPEGDEVYHAELTVPVLLVHGMHDKFVPLEEDQRMAEILLITFLKVIEEGSHMVMLECPETVNTLLHEFFLWEPEVQNSGVEEVVTQEAVNE; encoded by the exons ATGTTGACCAGCATAGCAGAACGTATAATGTACTGCCTGACAGGCAAAACACCAAACTCTGTAGGTCCAGCAGATATATCAGAGACCAGCGATGGTTACGATTTTTTGGAGGTCAAGCCAGGCCGTGTCTTACGAGTAAGACACATCTTGCCTTCTCGCCCAGGAGGTggagaggtggaggaagtagaGGAAGTGAAAAACTCAGGAAAAGGCCTAATTCACTGCAAGAGGAGAATCACTGTCTATCGTAATGGTCAGCTAGTGATAGAGAATCTTGGTGCCACCCTTCGTTCTGAAATCTTACATTGCCGCAATGGTAACACAGAACCAGCTGGAACATTGGAAGTGGAGCTTTCAGATTACACCAGTACAGGCAATGATGGCGGGGGAGGAAAAGAGAGTGATGTACCTCCAGGCAGACGTCGAAAACGCAAGCCAAAGAAAGTGGTGCTGGTTGATTGCCAAAGACGAGTCAGCAGCTGTAAGGGCACAAATTCTGATGTGGTTCTGTTCTTCATTCATGGTGTTGGAGGGTCTCTTGATATATGGAAAGAACAACTTGATTTCTTCTCTAAACTTGGGTATGAGGTAGTAGCCCCAGATTTGGTGGGACATGGTTCTAGTGCCGCTCCACAAATTGGGGCAGCTTACACCTTCTATGCTCTTGCGGAGGATATGAGATGTGTCTTCAAACGTTACGCAAAGAAAAGGAACATCTTAGTGGGACACTCATATGG GGTCTCCTTCTGTACTTTCCTGGCCCATGAATATCCTGACTTAGTCCACAAGGTGGTTATGATTAATGGTGGTGGACCCACAGCCCTTGAGCCCAGCCTCTGCTCCATCTTTAACATGCCCACTTGTGTGTTGCATTGTTTGTCTCCTTGCCTTGCGTGGAGCTTCCTCAA GGCTGGATTTGCTCGACAAGGTGCCAAAGAGAAACAGCTCTTACGAGAGGGCAATGCCTTCAATGTGTCATCCTTTGTGCTACGAGCCATGATGAGTGGCCAGTATTGGCCAGAAGGTGATGAGGTCTATCACGCAGAATTAACTGTCCCAGTACTGCTTGTGCATGGAATGCATGACAAATTTGTTCCACTAGAAGAAGATCAACGGATGGCAGAg ATCCTGCTAATCACATTCCTAAAAGTGATAGAAGAAGGCAGTCACATGGTCATGCTAGAGTGCCCTGAAACTGTTAACACTCTACTTCACGAATTCTTCTTATGGGAGCCAGAGGTACAGAACTCAGGTGTAGAGGAAGTTGTGACACAGGAAGCCGTGAACGAATGA